A genomic region of Pogona vitticeps strain Pit_001003342236 chromosome 15, PviZW2.1, whole genome shotgun sequence contains the following coding sequences:
- the PRDX5 gene encoding peroxiredoxin-5, mitochondrial → MATGWNRAGALGWLARWGAPVAKSWAASAAGTLRAFGSSAPAMAALKIGDKLPAVEVYEGDPGTKVNLASLFKGKKGILFGVPGAFTPGCSKTHLPGYVEKAGQLKGKGVEIIACLSVNDVFVMNEWGKAHQAEGKVRMLADPTGAFGKATNLLLDKEPLRELFGTNRSKRFSMVVEDGFVKSLNVEEDGTGLTCSLANNIVSQL, encoded by the exons ATGGCAACGGGGTGGAACAGGGCGGGGGCCCTGGGCTGGCTGGCCCGCTGGGGAGCCCCGGTTGCAAAAAGCTGGGCGGCGTCGGCGGCGGGGACTTTGCGGGCTTTCGGATCCTCCGCACCGGCCATGGCGGCCCTCAAG ATTGGAGACAAGCTGCCCGCCGTGGAGGTCTATGAGGGAGACCCTGGCACTAAAGTGAATCTGGCGAGCCTCTTTAAAGGAAAGAAGGGCATTCTGTTCGGGGTGCCCGGCGCGTTCACTCCGGGTTGCTCAAAA ACCCACCTCCCAGGCTACGTGGAGAAAGCAGGACAGCTGAAAGGCAAAGGAGTGGAAATCATTGCTTGCTTGTCGGTCAACGACGTCTTCGTCATGAATGAATGGGGGAAGGCACACCAGGCTGAGGGAAAG GTCCGGATGCTGGCTGACCCAACAGGAGCGTTCGGAAAG GCCACCAACTTGTTGCTGGATAAAGAACCGCTTCGGGAACTCTTTGGGACCAACCGGTCTAAACG ATTCTCCATGGTGGTGGAAGATGGGTTCGTGAAGTCTCTGAACGTGGAAGAGGATGGAACCGGTCTCACCTGTAGCTTGGCCAACAACATTGTGTCTCAACTCTGA
- the TRMT112 gene encoding multifunctional methyltransferase subunit TRM112-like protein gives MKLLTHNMLTSHVRGVRPGGGFPLRIQATEVKVNKVDFNPEFTARMVPKVEWGALVEAAESLGHRSDLPAEPLPGYENNEDFLRKVHHVLMEVEVVEGVLKCPDTGREFPITKGIPNMLLSEEET, from the exons ATGAAGCTGTTGACGCACAATATGCTGACTTCTCACGTCCGGGGAGTGCGGCCCGGTGGGGGATTCCCTCTTCGTATCCAG GCCACAGAGGTGAAAGTGAACAAAGTAGATTTCAACCCGGAGTTCACTGCTCGGATGGTGCCCAAGGTGGAATGGGGGGCGCTGGTGGAAGCCGCCGAGAGC TTGGGCCATCGGTCAGACCTGCCTGCTGAGCCCCTCCCTGGTTATGAGAATAACGAAGATTTTCTTCGGAAAGTGCACCACGTGTTGATGGAG GTGGAGGTTGTGGAAGGCGTGCTGAAGTGTCCAGACACTGGCCGTGAGTTCCCCATCACGAAGGGTATACCCAATATGTTGTTGAGTGAAGAGGAGACATGA